A region from the Triticum aestivum cultivar Chinese Spring chromosome 3D, IWGSC CS RefSeq v2.1, whole genome shotgun sequence genome encodes:
- the LOC123076893 gene encoding endonuclease 2 produces the protein MAAPRPQPLLLLLLVALLAASAPRRADAWGKEGHIMVCKIAERYLSEEAAAAVQDLLPESAGGELSTMCPWADTMRFRYHWASPLHYANTPNVCNFNFSRDCHNSRGEQGMCVVGAINNYTDQLYTYGDSSKSSYNLTESLMFLAHFVGDVHQPLHVGYEEDEGGNTIMVHWYRRKANLHHVWDVSIIDTVMKDFYNKSLDTMVDALQTNLTEGWSDDVGHWENCANKEATCANDYAIESINLACNYAYKDVVQNITLGDDYYFTRYPVVEKRLAQAGVRLALILNRIFDKKKEADAMPLYIQ, from the exons ATGGCGGCACCGCGCCCACAGccgctgctgctcctgctcctcgtcGCGCTGCTGGCTGCCTCCGCGCCCCGCCGCGCCGACGCCTGGGGCAAGGAGGGCCACATCATGGTCTGCAAGATCGCCGAG AGGTACCtgtcggaggaggcggcggcggcggtgcaggaCCTGCTGCCGGAGTCGGCCGGCGGGGAGCTGTCGACGATGTGCCCGTGGGCGGACACCATGCGCTTCCGCTACCACTGGGCCAGCCCGCTCCACTACGCCAACACCCCCAACGTCTGCAACTTCAACTTCTCCC GGGATTGCCACAACTCTCGCGGGGAGCAGGGGATGTGCGTCGTCGGGGCCATCAACAACTACACGGACCAGCTCTACACCTACGGGGACTCATCAAAGAGCTCGT ACAACCTGACGGAGAGCCTGATGTTCCTGGCGCACTTCGTGGGCGACGTGCACCAGCCGCTGCACGTCGGctacgaggaggacgagggcggcaACACCATCATGGTGCACTGGTACCGCAGGAAGGCCAACCTGCATCAT GTGTGGGATGTCAGCATCATCGACACGGTCATGAAGGACTTCTACAACAAGAGCCTCGACACCATGGTGGACGCCCTCCAGACGAACCTCACG GAGGGATGGTCCGACGATGTCGGTCACTGGGAGAACTGTGCCAACAAAGAGGCGACCTGCGCAAACGA CTACGCGATCGAGAGCATAAATCTTGCATGCAACTATGCCTACAAAGATGTGGTGCAGAACATCACCCTAGGAG ATGATTATTACTTCACCCGGTACCCGGTTGTGGAGAAGAGGCTAGCACAGGCCGGCGTCAGACTGGCGCTGATACTCAACCGTATATTCGACAAGAAGAAAGAAGCAGATGCTATGCCGTTATACATACAGTAA
- the LOC123076894 gene encoding protein MAO HUZI 4, chloroplastic produces the protein MAASSPSALALSPSTRVVAGPSLLLAVKRTPATRVAAAPSGQLPACSWGPLRPELAPAPGPCAARCRAPLLRPRAWMSTSQIASSAFTLGTVAVLPFYTLMIAAPNASITKRTVESTAPYVALGLLYAYLLYLSWTPDTIRAMFASKYWLPELPGIVRMFASEMTVASAWIHLLAVDLFAARQVYHDGIKNNIETRHSVSLCLLFCPIGIAAHALTKVLAGSTGRSH, from the exons atggcggcctcctccccctccgccCTCGCGCTCTCCCCCTCCACGCGG gtggTAGCTGGTCCGTCCCTGCTGCTTGCTGTGAAGCGGACGCCGGCGACGCGAGTGGCCGCCGCTCCCTCCGGCCAGCTCCCCGCCTGCTCTTGGGGCCCTCTCCGGCCGGAGCTCGCCCCGGCCCCTGGCCCCTGCGCCGCCCGCTGCAGGGCGCCTCTGCTCCGGCCTCGCGCAT GGATGTCCACGTCCCAGATTGCCAGCTCCGCCTTCACACTGGGCACCGTCGCCGTCCTCCCCTTCTACACGCTCATGATCGCCGCCCCCAACGCCAGCATC ACTAAGCGCACCGTGGAGAGCACCGCCCCCTACGTGGCGCTCGGCCTCCTCTACGCCTACCTGCTCTACCTCTCCTGGACCCCCGACACCATCCGCGCCATGTTCGCCAGCAAGTACTGGCTCCCCGAG TTGCCTGGCATTGTGAGGATGTTCGCGAGCGAGATGACCGTCGCCTCCGCCTGGATCCACCTCCTTGCCGTCGACCTCTTTGCTGCAAG ACAAGTGTACCATGATGGAATCAAGAACAACATCGAGACCAGGCATTCGGTTTCGCTGTGCCTGCTCTTCTGCCCCATCGGGATCGCCGCTCACGCGCTGACCAAGGTACTCGCGGGTTCCACAGGTCGATCACACTGA
- the LOC123076892 gene encoding uncharacterized protein: MAMDDVAFAAGSSSSAMDALAASSSAAAPADPSHGWQKVTYAKRSSRKPAAVAPAAPDLGGKPGGVFEGLDKRSQERHRAIQAARDAAAGYDSDDANANARVPWGSRSSDEGSDSDGAAAKDRPQAEAPKKPKKPKVKKPKVTVADAAALIDAESLAAHLVDISASYENQEGIQLMRFADYFGRAFANVSAAQFPWAKMFKESPMPKMVDVPLSHVPEPVCKTASDWISQRSPDALGEFVLWCIDSIMSELSGPTVGPKGAKKVVQQTPKAQVAIFVVLALTLRRKPDVLINLSPKIVGNSKYLGQEKLPIIAWVINQASQGDLVSGMFSWSHSLFPTVCAKSSGNPQSRDLVLQLLERFLTTPNASKARAMLLNGAVRKGERLVPAGTLDLFMRCTFPVPNARVKATERFEAAYPIIKELALVGTPGSKAVKQASQQLLPLAVKAMQENNAELAKEATDVFIWCLTQSPESYKLWDKLHAENIQASVAVLRKITADWKTLSPKLNSEALKATLRSLKAKNEAALEEAEDSGEKASIKEADKYCKAIIGRLSRGATCLKGSLLVIALAAGAGFMLSPNLDLTADLEKLQAMALELQAMASEYLRSF; this comes from the exons ATGGCAATGGACGACGTCGCCTTCGCCGCGGGCTCCTCCTCGTCCGCCATggacgcgctcgccgcctcctcctccgccgccgcgcccgccgacCCCTCGCACGGCTGGCAGAAGGTGACCTACGCCAAGCGCAGCAGCCGCAAGCCCGCGGCCGTGGCCCCGGCCGCGCCCGATCTGGGCGGCAAGCCCGGCGGCGTCTTCGAGGGCCTCGACAAGCGCTCGCAGGAGCGCCACCGCGCGATCCAGGCCGCCCGGGACGCCGCGGCCGGCTACGACTCGGACGACGCCAACGCCAACGCCCGCGTCCCCTGGGGCTCCCGCTCCTCCGACGAGGGCTCCGACTCGGACGGCGCGGCGGCCAAGGACCGCCCCCAGGCCGAggcgcccaagaagcccaagaagcccaaggtgaagaagcccaaggtcacggtcgccgacgccgccgcgctCATCGACGCCGAGAGCCTCGCCGCGCACCTCGTCGACATCTCG GCCTCGTATGAGAACCAGGAGGGCATCCAGCTCATGCGCTTCGCCGACTACTTCGGCCGGGCGTTTGCCAACGTGAGCGCGGCCCAGTTCCCCTGGGCGAAGATGTTCAAGGAGTCACCCATGCCCAAGATGGTTGAT GTACCGTTGTCCCATGTTCCTGAGCCAGTTTGCAAGACTGCAAGTGATTGGATCAGCCAGAGATCTCCTGATGCATTGGGAGAATTTGTTTTGTGGTGTATAGATAGCATCATGTCGGAATTGTCAGGTCCAACTGTTGGACCTAAGGGCGCGAAGAAGGTTGTTCAACAAACTCCAAAAGCCCAG GTTGCAATATTTGTTGTGCTTGCCTTGACTTTAAGAAGGAAGCCAGATGTACTAATAAACCTCTCCCCAAAAATAGTGGGGAACAGTAAATATCTTGGACAGGAAAAGCTTCCCATCATCGCCTGGGTTATTAATCAG GCATCTCAAGGCGACCTAGTCTCGGGAATGTTTTCCTGGTCTCATTCCCTATTTCCCACAGTTTGTGCAAAGTCAAGTGGGAATCCTCAATCAAGAGATCTCGTTCTGCAATTGCTCGAGAG ATTTTTGACTACCCCCAATGCTTCCAAAGCTCGGGCTATGCTACTGAATGGTGCAGTTAGGAAGGGGGAGCGCCTGGTTCCTGCTGGAACACTTGATCTCTTTATGAGATGCACATTTCCCGTGCCTAATGCACGTGTCAAG GCTACAGAAAGGTTTGAAGCAGCCTACCCAATAATAAAGGAGCTGGCTCTTGTTGGTACTCCTGGCTCCAAAGCTGTGAAGCAAGCATCGCAGCAGCTTCTGCCATTGGCTGTGAAGGCCATGCAAGAAA ATAATgcagagctcgccaaggaggccacTGATGTGTTCATTTGGTGCCTGACTCAGAGTCCAGAGTCCTACAAGCTGTGG GACAAGCTTCATGCAGAGAATATCCAAGCCAGTGTTGCGGTCTTGCGCAAAATCACTGCTGACTGGAAGACGCTCTCTCCCAAGCTCAACTCTGAAGCTCTTAAAGCAACTCTGAGGAGCCTCAAGGCTAAG AATGAGGCTGCTCTGGAGGAAGCAGAGGACTCTGGGGAGAAGGCGTCCATCAAGGAGGCCGACAAGTACTGCAAGGCCATCATCGGGAGGCTGTCGCGCGGCGCAACCTGCCTGAAGGGCAGCCTGCTGGTGATCGCGCTCGCGGCCGGGGCCGGCTTCATGCTCTCCCCCAACCTGGACCTCACCGCCGACCTTGAGAAGCTCCAGGCGATGGCGTTGGAGCTCCAGGCCATGGCGTCGGAGTACCTGCGGTCCTTCTGA